In Bacteroidota bacterium, the following are encoded in one genomic region:
- a CDS encoding YceI family protein → MKAGGVRRSGRLSGLLALCIGAWGISLHAQPGLRMEARLAYAEPTGAGHRPPRLELKAGSRLWLEGTSTLHPYSADATRLLLEGTVEPAESPLGWRIVSLRVVVPVQGLKSSIEALNRNMYRDLKADQHPEIVFTLRDYAPAGPAPSGGGYWVKARGRLMVAGVERDIELEALLRISGEQIQIQGAKELFMTHFGITPRRFLGVMRVDDKITVRYDLTLLVRTDRGSP, encoded by the coding sequence ATGAAAGCAGGCGGGGTCCGTAGATCGGGACGGCTTAGCGGGCTCTTGGCGCTGTGCATAGGGGCTTGGGGGATAAGCCTCCATGCGCAGCCAGGGCTGCGCATGGAGGCCCGCTTGGCATATGCGGAACCGACCGGCGCAGGGCACCGCCCCCCGCGGTTAGAACTCAAGGCGGGAAGCCGACTGTGGCTGGAGGGCACTTCAACCTTGCATCCGTACTCGGCCGATGCTACGCGGTTGCTCCTGGAGGGCACCGTAGAACCGGCTGAGAGTCCCCTGGGATGGCGCATCGTAAGCTTGCGCGTGGTCGTTCCGGTGCAGGGGCTTAAGTCCTCCATAGAAGCCCTAAACCGGAACATGTATCGAGACCTCAAAGCGGATCAGCATCCGGAAATCGTCTTTACGCTACGCGACTATGCTCCAGCGGGCCCCGCCCCCTCTGGAGGAGGATACTGGGTCAAGGCCCGCGGCCGGCTCATGGTAGCAGGCGTAGAACGCGACATCGAGCTGGAGGCGCTCCTTAGGATAAGCGGGGAGCAAATCCAGATTCAAGGCGCCAAGGAGTTGTTCATGACCCACTTTGGTATTACGCCCCGTCGGTTCTTAGGGGTTATGCGCGTGGACGATAAGATTACGGTCCGTTACGATTTGACGTTGCTGGTGCGGACGGACCGAGGTTCACCTTAA
- a CDS encoding class II fumarate hydratase, whose product METSYRIERDSMGEVRVPASAYWGAQTQRAIENFPISGVRFPRRFLEALALIKEAAAAANRELGLLEAPIAEAIIIAARRVRAGELLDQFPLDIYQTGSGTSTNMNMNEVLANLATEALGGKRGSKLVHPNDHVNMGQSSNDVIPSAMHIAARLALEQDLSPALERLAEALEEKARAFDDVIKSGRTHLMDATPVRLGQEFGAYATQIRNGIRRLREAGVELEELALGGTATGTGINRHPDFPARAIAYIAAETGIPFREARDHFEAQAAKDAFVYVAGALNTLATSLLKIANDIRWMGSGPTSGLAELRLPDLQPGSSIMPGKVNPVVNEALMMVCARVMGNALVITIGNQHGNFELNTMMPVMAHAMLESIGILANAVEVFRSKVIAGLQANRERCKDLLERNPSIATVLNPVIGYDRAAEVAKHAAYSGRSVREVVLEMGLLSPEELDRYLNLRQMTEPGIALPGLGGGA is encoded by the coding sequence ATGGAAACGAGCTATCGAATCGAACGCGACTCGATGGGCGAAGTGCGGGTGCCCGCCTCCGCCTACTGGGGGGCCCAAACGCAGCGGGCGATCGAAAACTTTCCCATCAGCGGGGTGCGCTTTCCTCGCCGGTTTCTGGAGGCTCTGGCCCTGATCAAAGAGGCCGCCGCCGCGGCCAATCGCGAGCTGGGGTTATTGGAGGCGCCGATTGCGGAGGCCATCATCATCGCGGCCCGACGCGTGCGAGCCGGGGAGCTGCTCGATCAATTTCCCCTGGACATCTATCAGACGGGCTCGGGCACCTCAACGAACATGAACATGAACGAGGTGCTGGCCAACCTGGCCACCGAGGCCCTGGGCGGCAAGCGGGGCTCTAAGCTCGTGCACCCCAACGATCATGTAAACATGGGCCAGTCCTCAAACGACGTCATCCCCTCGGCCATGCACATCGCCGCGCGCCTGGCCCTGGAGCAGGACCTGTCCCCCGCCCTTGAGCGGCTGGCGGAGGCGCTGGAGGAAAAAGCGCGCGCCTTCGACGACGTGATCAAAAGCGGCCGCACCCATCTGATGGACGCCACGCCTGTGCGGTTGGGTCAAGAGTTCGGCGCCTACGCTACGCAGATCCGAAACGGCATACGCCGGCTGCGGGAAGCGGGCGTCGAGTTGGAGGAGCTGGCCCTGGGCGGCACGGCCACGGGCACCGGGATCAACCGACATCCGGACTTCCCAGCGCGGGCGATCGCCTACATCGCGGCCGAAACCGGAATCCCGTTTCGGGAAGCTAGGGATCATTTCGAAGCGCAGGCCGCAAAGGACGCTTTCGTCTACGTGGCGGGAGCGCTCAATACGCTCGCCACAAGCCTTCTTAAGATCGCCAACGACATCCGCTGGATGGGCTCTGGGCCCACAAGCGGGCTAGCGGAGCTGCGGCTTCCGGACCTGCAGCCCGGCTCCTCGATTATGCCGGGCAAAGTCAACCCCGTGGTCAACGAGGCCCTCATGATGGTGTGCGCCCGCGTGATGGGCAATGCGCTTGTGATCACGATCGGCAACCAACACGGCAACTTCGAACTCAACACCATGATGCCCGTCATGGCGCATGCGATGCTGGAATCCATCGGCATCCTGGCGAACGCGGTCGAAGTTTTCCGAAGCAAGGTGATCGCGGGCTTGCAGGCCAACCGGGAGCGCTGCAAAGACCTGCTGGAACGCAACCCCTCGATCGCCACTGTGCTCAACCCCGTAATCGGTTATGATCGCGCAGCCGAGGTCGCCAAGCACGCTGCTTATAGCGGCCGATCCGTACGTGAGGTGGTCCTCGAGATGGGTTTGCTGAGCCCAGAGGAGCTGGATCGCTACCTAAACCTGCGGCAGATGACCGAGCCCGGGATCGCGCTTCCAGGCCTGGGCGGCGGGGCTTAG
- the uvrC gene encoding excinuclease ABC subunit UvrC has protein sequence MPNGASATLEAKLEGLPAKPGVYVFRDRNGKVLYVGKARSLRQRVRSYFQESRHRDGKTAALVQKIADLEWIVTDTEAEALILENTLIKQHRPRYNVSLRDDKTYPFLCIKNEPFPRLVLTRRLVRDGSRYYGPYTDVRQVRALLRSIREIFPLRSCSLQLTPENIATGKFRPCLDYHIGRCNAPCVGWESLEQYEETIRQVEQVLLGHTGALIEQLKARMMALAEAMRFEEAARIRDRIRALEQMSARQKVVSAEAVDRDVLALAWEPDLEVACAVAFFIREGRLIGRRHRYLHNVGGRSPEELLQVFAERYYLEEASLVPREILVSHSLAQPEALSAYLQAQRGEPVSIRLPDSEEEVALLRMARTNAELLLGEWRLAREREAEARLPMALRALARALDLPHPPRRIEGFDNAHLHGEALVGAMVCFVDGRPARREYRHYVVRTVQGPDDFAAMREVVYRRYRRVLEEGASLPDLILVDGGKGQLSAALEALSALGIVDRIPVVGLAKRLEELFLPDRKQPLQLPRTSPALRLLQQIRDEAHRFARSLHHRRRARVQLALEWEAIPGIGPKTIRRLLEHFGSPEAVRRASEEDLAALVGPTRARRLRAHFSGAAPELGS, from the coding sequence ATGCCGAACGGGGCAAGCGCGACGCTAGAGGCCAAGCTAGAGGGCCTGCCCGCAAAGCCCGGTGTGTACGTATTTCGAGACCGCAACGGGAAGGTGCTCTACGTGGGCAAGGCCCGCTCCTTAAGGCAGCGGGTGCGCTCTTACTTTCAGGAAAGCCGGCATCGGGACGGCAAAACGGCCGCGCTCGTGCAAAAGATCGCGGACCTGGAATGGATCGTGACCGACACCGAAGCCGAGGCCCTGATCCTGGAGAACACGCTCATCAAACAGCACCGGCCCCGGTACAACGTAAGCCTGCGCGATGACAAGACGTACCCTTTTCTCTGCATCAAGAACGAGCCCTTTCCGCGTCTGGTGCTCACGCGCCGGCTCGTCCGGGACGGCTCCCGCTACTACGGACCGTACACGGACGTGCGTCAGGTGCGCGCGCTATTGCGCTCCATACGGGAGATCTTTCCGCTTCGCAGTTGTTCGCTCCAGTTGACTCCAGAGAACATCGCGACGGGCAAGTTTCGGCCCTGTCTGGACTATCACATCGGCCGCTGCAACGCCCCCTGCGTGGGATGGGAGTCCCTGGAGCAGTACGAGGAGACGATCCGACAAGTGGAGCAGGTCTTGCTCGGCCACACCGGCGCGCTAATCGAGCAGCTTAAGGCGCGCATGATGGCCCTGGCCGAGGCGATGCGTTTTGAGGAGGCCGCTCGGATACGGGATCGCATCCGGGCTCTGGAGCAAATGAGCGCTCGTCAGAAGGTGGTCTCCGCCGAGGCCGTTGATCGCGACGTGCTCGCGCTCGCCTGGGAGCCAGATCTGGAGGTGGCTTGCGCGGTCGCCTTTTTCATCCGCGAAGGGCGGCTTATCGGCCGCCGCCACAGGTACCTGCACAACGTTGGCGGCCGAAGCCCGGAGGAGTTGCTGCAGGTCTTTGCGGAGCGCTACTACCTTGAGGAGGCCTCCTTGGTGCCTCGAGAGATCCTGGTGAGCCACTCCTTAGCCCAGCCCGAGGCCTTAAGCGCCTACTTGCAAGCCCAGCGAGGCGAGCCGGTATCGATTCGGCTTCCGGACTCGGAGGAGGAGGTCGCGCTTCTGCGCATGGCCCGCACGAACGCCGAACTGCTGCTTGGTGAATGGCGGCTGGCTCGGGAACGGGAGGCCGAAGCTCGCCTGCCGATGGCTTTGCGCGCCCTGGCGCGGGCCCTGGATCTGCCGCATCCGCCCCGGCGGATTGAGGGCTTCGATAACGCGCATCTGCACGGAGAGGCCCTCGTGGGGGCTATGGTCTGCTTCGTAGACGGTCGCCCGGCCCGACGGGAGTACCGGCACTATGTTGTGCGCACCGTTCAAGGTCCGGATGATTTCGCCGCCATGCGCGAGGTCGTCTATCGCCGCTACAGGCGTGTGCTCGAAGAGGGGGCTTCGCTTCCGGATCTCATCCTCGTCGACGGGGGCAAGGGGCAGCTCAGTGCGGCCCTGGAGGCGCTTTCCGCGCTTGGGATCGTCGATCGGATTCCCGTGGTGGGGCTGGCTAAGCGGCTAGAGGAGCTGTTTCTGCCTGATCGCAAGCAGCCTCTGCAGCTACCGCGCACCTCTCCGGCCCTGCGCCTGCTGCAACAGATTCGCGACGAAGCGCATCGGTTCGCCCGCTCCTTGCATCATCGGCGCCGCGCTCGGGTCCAGCTTGCGCTGGAGTGGGAGGCCATACCGGGCATCGGGCCCAAGACGATCCGGCGCCTGTTGGAGCACTTCGGCTCCCCGGAGGCTGTTCGGCGGGCATCGGAGGAGGACCTGGCAGCCCTCGTCGGTCCGACCCGCGCCCGACGCCTGCGGGCGCACTTTTCGGGCGCCGCACCGGAGCTGGGATCTTAG
- a CDS encoding isoamylase early set domain-containing protein, which yields MITKHYSPKGQSCRVTFELPGAIAQERVAVVGDFNAWSRDAHLMERTSDGRWRLTLRLKPGRAYRFRYYVDESWWHNDEAADRYVPNPFGSDDCVLEL from the coding sequence ATGATCACGAAACACTACAGCCCCAAGGGCCAATCATGCCGGGTGACGTTTGAGTTGCCCGGTGCAATCGCTCAAGAGCGCGTGGCCGTGGTGGGCGACTTCAACGCCTGGAGCCGCGATGCGCACCTAATGGAACGGACTTCCGATGGCCGCTGGCGGCTAACGCTTCGCCTCAAACCAGGCCGCGCCTATAGGTTCCGCTACTACGTGGACGAGAGCTGGTGGCATAACGACGAGGCGGCCGACCGCTACGTGCCCAACCCGTTCGGAAGCGACGACTGCGTTCTAGAGCTCTAA
- a CDS encoding alpha-amylase family glycosyl hydrolase has translation MMPRETDHPNTLEVHARVWLRQWRLRTGKPELTLADLPEEALEEVAERSFDLLWLMGVWELSPGARTIARRLAQQSPEYRRLLPDLKPEDVEASPYAVGAYRVAADLGGEEALRRLRRRLERRGVRLLLDFVPNHTALDHPWVWEHPEYYVGAPANAAVPDPAQSFEAETRLGPWRFAYGRDPHFPAWIDTAQLNVFYPATRQALLATLRKIARLCDGVRCDMAMLLLNDVFERTWRPWLGPQARPESEFWPEAIFEIRREHPDFLFLAEVYWDLEYRLQQLGFDYTYDKRFYDRVLWSTGEMIRAHLVADWDYQVRCVRFLENHDEARVAGRLPPAQHRAAAVLLATIPGMRLWYQGQREGRRLRAPVQLVRWPEEPTDLAMATWYDQLLALQRHPALRQGWWRLLVPERALEGEEAYRNVIAYRWDAGRQGRLLVTVNYQARRALARVRLDVLGVSGRTVKLRDRLSGKELIGPGSEWFEEGIVLELEPYEANVWEIL, from the coding sequence ATGATGCCTCGGGAGACGGATCACCCTAACACGCTTGAGGTGCACGCGCGCGTTTGGCTGCGCCAGTGGCGCCTGCGCACAGGCAAGCCCGAGCTCACGCTAGCCGACCTGCCTGAAGAGGCCCTAGAGGAGGTCGCTGAGAGGAGCTTTGATCTACTCTGGCTTATGGGGGTTTGGGAGCTAAGTCCCGGAGCGCGCACGATCGCGCGTCGGTTGGCGCAGCAGAGCCCGGAATACCGGCGCTTGTTGCCCGACCTAAAGCCCGAGGACGTGGAAGCCTCTCCATACGCGGTGGGCGCTTACCGTGTGGCGGCCGATCTGGGCGGCGAGGAGGCCTTGAGGAGGCTGCGTCGGCGTCTGGAGCGACGCGGGGTGCGTTTGCTGCTCGATTTTGTGCCCAATCATACGGCCTTGGACCACCCCTGGGTGTGGGAGCATCCAGAATATTACGTGGGGGCCCCCGCCAATGCGGCCGTTCCGGACCCCGCACAGAGCTTTGAGGCCGAGACCCGGCTTGGTCCCTGGCGCTTTGCGTACGGCCGCGATCCCCATTTTCCAGCCTGGATCGATACAGCCCAGCTGAACGTATTTTACCCCGCCACCCGACAGGCCCTGCTGGCGACCCTGCGCAAGATCGCCCGCCTATGCGACGGGGTTCGTTGCGACATGGCTATGCTGCTGCTCAATGACGTCTTTGAGCGCACCTGGCGGCCCTGGTTGGGCCCGCAGGCCCGTCCTGAGAGCGAATTCTGGCCGGAGGCGATCTTTGAGATCCGCCGGGAGCATCCGGATTTTTTGTTTTTGGCCGAGGTCTACTGGGACCTGGAGTACCGGCTGCAACAGCTGGGCTTCGATTACACCTATGACAAACGCTTCTACGATCGGGTCCTGTGGAGCACCGGGGAGATGATCCGAGCCCATCTGGTGGCGGATTGGGATTATCAGGTGCGCTGCGTGCGCTTTTTGGAAAATCACGACGAAGCCCGCGTCGCGGGCCGACTCCCCCCGGCTCAACATCGGGCCGCAGCCGTGCTCTTGGCCACGATCCCGGGCATGCGCCTTTGGTATCAAGGTCAGCGCGAGGGACGGCGGCTGCGCGCGCCTGTGCAGCTGGTGCGCTGGCCGGAGGAGCCGACGGATCTGGCCATGGCCACCTGGTATGATCAGTTGCTGGCCCTGCAGCGGCATCCCGCGCTGCGTCAAGGATGGTGGCGCTTGCTTGTTCCGGAACGGGCCCTGGAAGGCGAGGAGGCCTATCGGAACGTGATCGCTTATCGATGGGACGCCGGTCGTCAGGGCCGCCTGCTGGTCACGGTCAACTACCAAGCCCGGCGCGCACTCGCCCGGGTGCGTCTGGATGTGCTGGGGGTCTCGGGCCGCACGGTTAAGCTTCGCGATCGCCTTTCGGGTAAAGAGCTCATCGGTCCGGGCTCCGAGTGGTTCGAAGAGGGGATCGTGCTGGAACTCGAACCCTACGAGGCCAACGTTTGGGAGATCCTCTGA
- a CDS encoding PHP domain-containing protein, with product MDNRAIAEGLQEAAALLELLAQDAARARAYERAARLVAQLGRPVEAILRSESARIPGIDPETQREIAQWARSGRWELLERLREAVPPGVRELLRLKGLGPRRAGLLWRGLGVESIEDLEQACRLGRLRALEGFGPTLEAKLAEAAAQYRRYRTQRRLADALAEAEPLLRALRMLPGVARAELTGALRRHCPVVSAYEFLLVTARLEVVRERLPDLQWTFRGPDLLEGRTESGVPVRCWGTDFRRFGTRWIQTTGSPEHVQELQARGPLPEAITEEAVYAALGLSYVAPPLREGRGEVARAAQGRLGRLVQVRDLRGILHVHTTYSDGTVSLRDMALACQEAGYAYMGVCDHSQSARYARGLEPERVREQQAEIEQLNEALAPFRLYKGIEADILPDGSLDYPEEVLRSFDFVVASVHTGFNMTKEEATRRLIRAVQNPHTCILGHPTGRLLLEREGYPVDVPALLRACADYGVAIELNANPYRLDLDWTYLPLAVELGVMVAINPDAHDLEGLEDVRYGVMVAQKAGLEPEHVLNTRTPALFERWLAERRAHR from the coding sequence ATGGACAACCGCGCCATCGCGGAGGGGCTGCAGGAGGCGGCGGCGTTGCTGGAGCTGTTGGCCCAAGATGCGGCCCGCGCCCGGGCCTACGAGCGAGCCGCGCGTCTTGTGGCTCAGCTGGGCCGGCCCGTGGAGGCGATCCTGCGCAGCGAGTCCGCTCGGATTCCGGGCATAGATCCGGAGACCCAGCGGGAGATCGCCCAGTGGGCGCGCAGCGGCCGCTGGGAGCTATTGGAGCGCCTCCGGGAGGCCGTGCCCCCGGGGGTGCGGGAGCTCTTGCGCTTGAAGGGGCTGGGCCCTAGGCGGGCGGGGCTTCTGTGGCGCGGGCTTGGCGTGGAGTCCATCGAGGACCTGGAGCAGGCCTGTCGGCTGGGCCGGCTGCGCGCACTCGAAGGCTTCGGTCCGACGCTGGAGGCCAAGCTCGCCGAGGCCGCGGCCCAGTATCGCCGCTACCGCACCCAGCGTCGTCTGGCCGATGCCCTAGCGGAGGCGGAGCCCCTGCTGCGCGCGCTCCGGATGCTGCCCGGTGTGGCGCGGGCTGAGCTGACGGGTGCGCTGCGCCGACACTGTCCCGTGGTTTCGGCCTATGAGTTTTTGCTCGTCACGGCCCGTCTGGAGGTTGTGCGGGAGCGCCTTCCGGATCTGCAGTGGACCTTCCGGGGGCCGGATCTGCTGGAGGGGCGCACCGAAAGCGGCGTTCCGGTCCGCTGTTGGGGGACGGATTTTCGGCGCTTCGGCACGCGCTGGATTCAGACCACCGGCTCTCCGGAGCACGTCCAAGAGCTTCAGGCTCGAGGTCCGCTTCCGGAGGCCATCACGGAAGAGGCCGTTTACGCCGCCCTGGGGCTTTCGTATGTGGCTCCGCCCCTGCGCGAGGGGCGGGGAGAGGTCGCGCGCGCCGCGCAAGGGCGGCTGGGACGCCTTGTGCAGGTCCGCGACCTAAGGGGCATCCTGCACGTGCACACGACGTACTCCGACGGCACGGTTTCGCTTCGCGACATGGCCCTGGCTTGTCAAGAGGCGGGCTACGCCTACATGGGCGTCTGCGATCACAGCCAAAGCGCCCGATACGCGCGGGGCCTGGAGCCGGAGCGCGTGCGCGAACAACAGGCCGAGATCGAGCAACTAAACGAAGCGCTTGCGCCGTTTCGCCTCTACAAGGGCATCGAGGCCGATATCCTGCCCGATGGCTCTCTGGATTACCCCGAGGAGGTGCTGCGGAGCTTCGACTTCGTGGTGGCCTCCGTGCATACGGGCTTTAACATGACCAAGGAGGAGGCCACGCGCCGGCTCATCCGGGCCGTGCAGAACCCGCATACCTGTATTCTGGGGCATCCAACCGGCCGCCTGCTTCTGGAGCGCGAGGGCTATCCCGTGGACGTGCCAGCTCTGTTGCGCGCCTGTGCCGATTACGGGGTGGCCATAGAGCTCAACGCCAATCCGTACCGGCTGGATTTGGATTGGACGTATCTGCCTCTGGCTGTCGAGCTCGGCGTTATGGTCGCGATCAACCCGGATGCGCACGATCTCGAGGGGCTGGAGGACGTGCGCTATGGGGTCATGGTCGCCCAAAAGGCCGGCTTAGAGCCGGAGCACGTGCTCAACACGCGCACTCCGGCGCTCTTTGAACGGTGGCTTGCGGAGCGTCGGGCTCATCGCTAG
- a CDS encoding SDR family NAD(P)-dependent oxidoreductase codes for MDAFRNRVAIVTGASSGIGEATSLALAAQGAHLVLAARSEDKLLEVARRAQDLGAPTALVVPTDVRDPEACRKLVERTVEALGRVDLLINNAGAGDWSLLAYADPKRIEKLVRTNVLGLIYMSRFVAPVMLQQKAGTITQIASLAGLMGLPFQAVYGATKAAVIAFTRSLRAELESYGVRVVLVLPGPVRTPFFTKANMGHFERLRLPVVEPEQAARRIIAGSARGQRLVFMDSFGRLVYYSSLLMPGLVDRMAKQLYFRAQRWAQNQKSPA; via the coding sequence ATGGACGCCTTTCGCAATCGGGTGGCGATCGTAACGGGGGCCTCCTCCGGTATCGGGGAGGCCACTAGCCTGGCCCTGGCCGCTCAGGGCGCGCATCTGGTACTCGCAGCCCGATCCGAAGACAAACTGCTTGAAGTGGCCAGGCGCGCCCAGGATCTGGGCGCCCCCACCGCGCTTGTTGTGCCCACCGACGTTCGGGACCCGGAAGCCTGTAGAAAGCTTGTGGAACGGACCGTCGAGGCTTTGGGGCGCGTCGATCTGCTCATCAACAACGCCGGGGCCGGCGATTGGTCGCTTCTGGCCTACGCGGATCCGAAGCGCATCGAAAAGCTGGTGCGCACGAACGTGCTCGGCCTCATCTACATGAGCCGCTTTGTGGCGCCTGTGATGCTGCAGCAGAAGGCGGGCACGATCACGCAGATCGCCTCTCTAGCGGGGCTCATGGGGCTTCCGTTTCAGGCGGTCTACGGGGCCACCAAGGCCGCCGTGATCGCCTTTACGCGCTCCTTGCGAGCCGAACTCGAATCCTATGGGGTGCGCGTGGTACTGGTATTACCGGGACCCGTACGCACGCCCTTTTTCACCAAGGCCAACATGGGTCATTTCGAGCGCCTGCGGCTTCCTGTAGTCGAACCGGAACAGGCCGCGCGGCGCATCATAGCGGGCTCGGCGCGGGGCCAGCGGCTTGTGTTTATGGATAGCTTCGGTAGATTGGTCTACTATAGCAGCCTGCTCATGCCGGGGCTTGTAGACCGGATGGCCAAGCAGCTTTACTTTCGCGCTCAGCGTTGGGCGCAGAATCAAAAGAGCCCTGCGTGA
- the rpsU gene encoding 30S ribosomal protein S21 produces MIGIQVREGEPIDKALRRFKKKYERSGILREYKRRTAYVKPSEERRLARIKAIRRLQRALKEQEP; encoded by the coding sequence GTGATCGGCATTCAAGTACGCGAAGGTGAACCGATCGATAAGGCGCTGCGCCGCTTTAAGAAGAAATACGAGCGAAGTGGCATCCTGCGCGAATACAAGCGCCGAACCGCCTACGTGAAGCCCTCCGAGGAGCGGCGTCTAGCGCGCATCAAAGCGATCCGACGCCTGCAGCGCGCCCTCAAAGAGCAAGAACCCTAA
- a CDS encoding RidA family protein: MERKVIHTPEAPAAIGPYSQAVQVGNMLFCSGQIAIDPKTGDVVPGGIAEQTRQVLENLGAVLRAAGMDYRDVVQCQVFLADMADFQAMNQVYAEYFRENPPARVTVAAAGLPRNVRVEIACIAVKGQ, translated from the coding sequence ATGGAACGTAAGGTGATCCATACCCCAGAGGCCCCTGCCGCGATCGGCCCCTACAGCCAGGCCGTGCAGGTGGGAAATATGCTGTTCTGCTCTGGTCAGATCGCCATCGATCCGAAAACTGGCGACGTTGTACCAGGCGGCATCGCGGAGCAAACCCGCCAAGTCCTGGAAAACCTGGGGGCCGTGCTCCGGGCGGCCGGCATGGACTACCGAGATGTGGTCCAGTGCCAGGTTTTTCTGGCGGACATGGCCGATTTTCAGGCCATGAACCAGGTCTACGCCGAGTATTTTCGGGAGAACCCCCCGGCGCGCGTAACCGTGGCGGCCGCTGGGCTTCCCCGCAACGTGCGCGTAGAGATCGCCTGCATCGCCGTGAAAGGCCAGTAG
- a CDS encoding metallophosphoesterase yields the protein MRFLLFGLTLTALGLLLDLYVYRRWRRFVREQRWPELWHRLYAVLIPLAALLLPAYFLLWRLGEVEQPQLRSVFSGLWVLWYLPKLLLAPFLLLAHLAGLMGRLWQILRRKPEPAGTAERRRFLRTAGWALAGVPFVLTGRGLLRDTYAVTLYRETLRFPNLPRAFDGLRIVQLSDLHAGSYLTLHPVEEALALCRELKPDLLVFTGDFVNGDDAELDRTAPLLRALAALRPPLGAFGIRGNHEHYADPERVSARMEAYGFRMLVNAHHVFRIDGEELQLIGTDNTGMRQRFADLPRAMAGLRPEGFRILLTHDPTFWERSVMGRVDIPLTLAGHTHGGQLGIEWGPVRMSTSSLVYTRWAGLYREGDQYLYINRGLGTTGPPIRLGIPPEVTEITLRRL from the coding sequence ATGCGGTTTTTGCTCTTCGGGCTCACCCTGACGGCCCTGGGGCTGCTGTTGGATCTGTACGTATACCGGCGTTGGCGGCGCTTTGTGCGCGAACAAAGGTGGCCCGAGCTTTGGCATCGGCTTTATGCCGTGCTTATTCCGCTTGCTGCGCTGCTGCTGCCTGCGTATTTCTTGCTTTGGCGTCTTGGGGAAGTGGAGCAGCCGCAGCTGCGCTCGGTCTTCTCCGGGCTATGGGTTCTCTGGTATCTGCCTAAGCTCCTTTTGGCCCCCTTTCTTTTGCTGGCGCATCTTGCAGGGCTTATGGGACGTCTGTGGCAGATCCTGCGCCGAAAGCCCGAGCCGGCGGGGACAGCAGAGCGCAGGCGGTTTCTGCGCACAGCGGGTTGGGCCTTGGCGGGTGTGCCGTTTGTGCTAACCGGACGCGGCCTGCTGCGGGACACCTACGCCGTCACCCTATATCGGGAGACGCTTCGCTTTCCCAACCTCCCCCGCGCCTTCGACGGGCTGCGGATCGTGCAGCTTAGCGATCTGCACGCGGGCTCTTACCTTACGCTGCATCCTGTGGAGGAGGCCCTAGCGCTGTGTCGCGAGCTTAAGCCCGATCTTCTGGTTTTTACAGGCGACTTCGTCAACGGCGACGACGCGGAACTGGATCGCACCGCCCCTTTGCTGCGGGCCCTGGCCGCGCTACGTCCCCCGCTGGGCGCCTTCGGGATCCGAGGCAACCACGAACATTACGCCGATCCGGAGCGCGTAAGCGCCCGCATGGAGGCCTACGGATTTCGGATGCTCGTCAACGCGCACCATGTGTTTCGGATCGACGGGGAGGAGCTGCAGCTTATCGGAACAGACAATACAGGCATGCGTCAGCGCTTCGCCGACCTGCCGCGCGCCATGGCGGGGCTTCGGCCGGAGGGTTTTCGGATTCTGCTCACGCACGACCCTACGTTCTGGGAGCGCTCCGTGATGGGGCGCGTCGATATCCCGCTTACCCTGGCCGGACATACGCACGGTGGGCAGCTCGGGATCGAATGGGGTCCGGTGAGGATGAGCACCTCCTCTCTGGTCTACACCCGTTGGGCCGGCCTATATCGGGAGGGGGATCAATACCTATACATCAACCGGGGCTTAGGCACCACCGGACCCCCGATCCGGCTGGGCATTCCGCCTGAGGTGACCGAGATCACGCTGCGGCGGTTGTAG